One Dunckerocampus dactyliophorus isolate RoL2022-P2 chromosome 18, RoL_Ddac_1.1, whole genome shotgun sequence genomic region harbors:
- the tmem11 gene encoding transmembrane protein 11, mitochondrial has translation MASLGRRRGVPVSRERGVMAATDCYIVHEIYNGENAQDQFEYELEQALEAQYKYIVIEPTRIGDETARWITVGNCLHKTAVLSGAACLLTPLSLPPEYSRYVALPAGALSVACAALYGISWQFDPCCKYQVEYDSQKLSRLPLHTLTSSTPVVLVRRDDVHRKRLHNTIALAALVYCAKKIYELYAV, from the exons ATGGCGTCGCTGGGAAGGAGGCGCGGTGTCCCAGTAAGCAGGGAGAG GGGAGTGATGGCGGCGACAGACTGCTACATTGTTCACGAGATCTACAACGGGGAGAACGCACAGGACCAGTTTGAGTACGAGCTGGAGCAAGCACTGGAGGCCcagtataaatacattgttatcGAGCCCACGCGCATAGGAGATGAGACGGCCCGGTGGATTACGGTGGGCAACTGCCTGCACAAGACGGCCGTGTTGTCAGGTGCCGCTTGCCTCCTGACGCCACTTTCACTGCCTCCAGAATACTCGCGCTACGTGGCACTGCCCGCCGGCGCCCTCAGTGTTGCCTGCGCTGCCCTCTATGGGATTTCGTGGCAGTTTGACCCCTGCTGCAAGTACCAGGTGGAATATGACAGCCAAAAACTCTCGCGGCTGCCCCTGCACACGCTGACCTCCTCCACGCCTGTGGTCTTGGTACGCAGGGATGACGTCCACAGAAAGAGACTTCATAACACGATAGCACTGGCCGCACTGGTATACTGCGCCAAGAAGATCTACGAACTCTATGCTGTATGA
- the natd1 gene encoding protein NATD1 — protein sequence MAQTAQANVFDANNPHIQVEHDKKRRQFVIRLNGSHDRAVLLYEYVGKKTVDLQHTEVPDAYRGRGIAKHLAKAAMDFVVEEDLKAHLTCWYIQKYVKENPQPQYFEHIYQ from the exons ATGGCTCAGACGGCACAGGCCAATGTCTTCGACGCCAACAACCCTCACATCCAGGTGGAACATGATAAAAAGCGTCGACAGTTTGTCATAAGACTAAACG GGTCGCACGATCGTGCAGTTCTTCTGTATGAATACGTTGGGAAAAAGACAGTGGACTTGCAACACACTGAAGTTCCAGATGCTTACAGAGGGAGAGGAATTGCCAAACACCTGGCAAAG GCGGCCATGGACTTTGTGGTGGAAGAAGATCTGAAAGCTCACCTGACCTGTTGGTACATTCAGAAATACGTCAAAGAGAATCCTCAACCTCAGTACTTTGAACACATTTATCAATGA